GCCGACGACGCCTGAGCCCCGCCACGCGACGACGCCTCCTCGATCAGACCACCGCGAGCGGCAGGGCCGTCGGGTGCACCGGCGACGGCAGCGTCGAGCCGCCGGTCAGATACGAGTCGACCGCGTTGGCCACCGAACGGCCCTCGGCAATCGCCCAGACCACCAACGACGCACCCCGATGGGCGTCGCCGCAGACGAACACCCCCGGCGCGCTGGTCTCCCAGTCGGACCCGCAGCCGATCGTTCCCCGCCCGGACAGCGAGATGCCCAGCTCGTCCAACAACGGCATCCGCTCGACACCCTCGAAGCCGATCGCCAACAGCACCAGGTCGCACGGCAGCCGGTCGACCTCCGAGGAGACCGGCACCACCTTCCGCACCCCGTGCTCGTCGCGCTGCACCTTCACCCGGCGCAGTTCGATCTCGCGGACGTGGCCGGAGTCGTCGCCGATGAAACGCTCCACCGCGACCTCGTACCGCCGCTCGCCGCCCTCCTCGTGCGCCGGGTAGTCACGCAGGATCAACGGCCAGGTCGGCCACGGCGATCGAGCGTCGTCGCGCACCGTCGGCGGCTTCGGGTACTGATCGAGCTGAAGCACGCTCGCCGCGCCCTGTCGATGCGCCGTGCCCAGACAGTCGGCGCCGGTGTCTCCGCCGCCGATGATCACGACATGTCTGCCCTCGGCGCTGATCGACGTCGGACCGTCGCCCTCGGTCTCCCGATTGGCAGGCACCAGGTGCTCCATCGCCAGGTGCACCCCCGCCAGCTCACGACCGACGATCTCGGGGGCGTCCCGACCACGCAACGCCCCGACGGCGAGCACGACGGCGTCGTAGTCGGCACGCAGCTGCTCGACGGTGAGGTCGACGCCGACCTCGCAGCCGGTCACGAACCCGGTGCCCTCCGCCCGCATCTGCGCCAGCCGCCGATCCAGGACGCGCTTCTCCATCTTGAACTCGGGGATGCCGTAGCGGAGCAGTCCGCCCAGCCGGTCGTCCCGCTCGAAGACGGTGACGTCGTGCCCCGCCCTGGTGAGCTGCTGGGCGGCCGCCAGTCCCGCCGGCCCGGAGCCGACGACCGCGACCCGCTTGCCGGTGGAGATCGTCGCGGGCTGCGCGGGCACCGCACCGTTCTCCCAGTTCACGTCGGCGATGCTCTGCTCCACCCGCTTGATGGCCACGGCGCCGCCCGCCAACGGCGACACCGCCAGCACACAGCCCGCCTCACACGGAGCGGGGCAGAGTCTGCCGGTGAACTCCGGGAAGTTGTTGGTGGCGTGCAGCCGCTCGCCCGCCTCGGTCCACTGACCCCGCCGCACCAGGTCGTTCCACTCCGGGATCAGATTGCCCAGCGGGCAGCCCGCCGTCTCGGAATGGCAGAACGGGATGCCGCAGTCCATGCATCGTGCGGCCTGCGTGCGGACCTCGGCGTCCCGCCGCTCCGGAGACAGCGCGGCGTAGACCTCCTGCCAGTCGCCCAGCCGCTCGTCCACGGGACGCTTGGCGGGTTCGGTCCTGCTGTGCTTGAGAAAGCCCTGCGGATCAGCCACGGGACGCCTCCATGATCGCCTCGTCCTCGTCGCGGCCCTCGGCGCGGGCGATGCGCACCGCCTCCAGGACACGCTGGTAATCGCCGGGCATCACCTTGGTGAACCCGCGTGAACGGCGTGGCCAGTCGCCCAGCAGCGAGGCCGCCACCGATGATCCGGTGGCCTCGTGATGCCGCCGCACCACCTCCCGGAGCCACCGCAGATCCTCCGGATCCGGCCGCTGCAACTCGACCATCGCCGAATTGACCATGCTCGGATCGAGATCGAGCACGAAGGCGATGCCGCCGGACATTCCCGCGGCCAGGTTGCGGCCGGTGCGGCCGAGCACCACGGCCCGCCCCCCGGTCATGTACTCGAAGGCATGGTCGCCCACGCCCTCGGCGATCAGCAGCGCACCCGAGTTGCGCACGGCGAAACGCTCGCCGACCTGACCACGGAGGAAGATCTCGCCCGACGTCGCGCCATAGCCGATGACGTTGCCCGCGATCACCTGGTGCTCGGCCACGAAGGAGGCGTCCGGATGCGGGCGCACCACGATCCGGCCGCCGGACAGGCCCTTGCCGACGAAGTCGTTGGCGTCGCCGATGAGGTCCAGGGTGATACCCGAGGGCAGGAACGCCCCGAGCGACTGGCCTGCCGAGCCCGTCAGCTCCACCGTGATGGTGCCGTCGGGCAGGCCGTCGCCACCGAAACGCCGAGTGACCTCGGAACCCAGCAGCGTGCCGACCGTCCGATTGACGTTGCGCACCGGCAGTTCCAGCCGCACGACGTGGGCGTCCTCCAACGCCGCCTCGGCGAGCTGGATCAACGTCCGGTCCAGCGCGTGGTCGAGCCCGTGATCCTGATCGCGGACACGTCGACGCATCGTGCCGTAGGTCGCGGTGCCGTCCGCGATGCCGACCGGGACGGCGAAGACCGGCGTCAGATCCAGTCCCTCGGCCTTCCAATGGTCCACGGCCTCGCTGGTGTCGAGCATCTCGGCATGACCGATCGCCTCGTCCAGGGTGCGGAAGCCGAGTTCGGCGAGCAGCTCGCGCACCTCCTCGGCCACGAACTCGAAGAAGGTCTCCACGAACTCCGGCTTGCCGGTGTACCGCCTGCGCAGCTCGGGATTCTGCGTCGCGATGCCCACCGGGCAGGTGTCCAGGTGACAGACCCGCATCATCACGCACCCCGCCACCACCAGCGGGGCGGTGGCGAAGCCGTACTCCTCGGCACCG
This genomic stretch from Actinoalloteichus hoggarensis harbors:
- a CDS encoding glutamate synthase subunit beta, coding for MADPQGFLKHSRTEPAKRPVDERLGDWQEVYAALSPERRDAEVRTQAARCMDCGIPFCHSETAGCPLGNLIPEWNDLVRRGQWTEAGERLHATNNFPEFTGRLCPAPCEAGCVLAVSPLAGGAVAIKRVEQSIADVNWENGAVPAQPATISTGKRVAVVGSGPAGLAAAQQLTRAGHDVTVFERDDRLGGLLRYGIPEFKMEKRVLDRRLAQMRAEGTGFVTGCEVGVDLTVEQLRADYDAVVLAVGALRGRDAPEIVGRELAGVHLAMEHLVPANRETEGDGPTSISAEGRHVVIIGGGDTGADCLGTAHRQGAASVLQLDQYPKPPTVRDDARSPWPTWPLILRDYPAHEEGGERRYEVAVERFIGDDSGHVREIELRRVKVQRDEHGVRKVVPVSSEVDRLPCDLVLLAIGFEGVERMPLLDELGISLSGRGTIGCGSDWETSAPGVFVCGDAHRGASLVVWAIAEGRSVANAVDSYLTGGSTLPSPVHPTALPLAVV